In Helianthus annuus cultivar XRQ/B chromosome 8, HanXRQr2.0-SUNRISE, whole genome shotgun sequence, a single genomic region encodes these proteins:
- the LOC110873893 gene encoding serine/arginine repetitive matrix protein 1 isoform X2 encodes MSGGFFRGTTADQDTRFSNKHAKLLKSHKFPPELEHLDREAVDVKAANLDTHSRRRTKFSSKWSADDKGTDEKNGSKETVRISRSPRPADRSMSPPRGTRSRSVSKSFSNSRSHSRSRSLSASSKASRRSVSVERRPRSVSRRSSTLRRVGSRRRSLSPAPLHRQSPSPARRRLRSPSPAPSHGRSPSPARRRLQSPAPRGTRSRSVSKSFSNSKSHSRSRSLSASSKASRRSVSVERRPHSVSRRSSTPRRVGSRRRSPSPAPLHRRSPSPARCRLRSPSPAPSHGRLPSPARRRLQSRAPRGTRSRSVSKSFSNSKSHSRSRSLSASSKASRRSVSVERRPRSISRRSSTPRRVGSRRRSPSPAPLHRRSPSPARRRLRSPSPAPSHGRSPSPARRRLQSHAPRGTRSRSVSKSFSNSKSHSRSRSLSASSKASRRSVSVERRPRSVSKRSSTPRRVGSRRRSPSPAPLDRRSPSPARRRLRSPSPAPSHGRSPSPARRRLQSRAPRGTRTRSVSKSFSNSKSHSRSRSLSASSKASRRSVSVERRPRSVSRRSSTPRRVGSRRRSQSPAPLHRRSPSPARRRLRSPSPAPSHGRSSSPARRRLQSPAPRGTRSRSVSKSFSKSRSHSSLSASPKALRCSVSVERRPRSVSRRSSTPHRVGSRRRPPSPAPFHRRSPSPARRRLRLPSPARRWLQSPAPRGTRSRSVSNSFSNSKSPSRCATILIIKHNLSTIIKQTKFWRRVIHRRSRSLSASSKASRRSVSVERRPRSISRRSSTPRRVGSRRQSPSPAPLHKRSPSPARRRLRSPSPAPSHGRTPSPARRRLQSPAPRGTRSRSVSKSFSNSKSHSRSSSLSASPKASRRSVSVERRPRSVSRQSSTPRRVGSCRRSPSPAPLHKRSPSPPRRRLRSPSPAPSHGRSPSPARRRLQSPTPRGTRSRSVSKSFSNSRSHSRSSSLSASPKASRRSVSVERRPRSVSRQSSTPLRVGSCRRSPSPASLHRRSPSPARRRLRSPSPAPSHGRSPSPARRRLQSPTPRGTRSRSVSKSFFNSRTQSRCATIPIIKHNYLYILLLTVFSTIFSLCFFIYPVIIFSGQDVCRDPLFEVGRDPLFVVGRDPLFEVGHDPLFEVGRDPLFEVGRDPLFVVGRDPLFEVGRDPLFEVGRDPLFVVGRDPLFEVGHDPLFEVGRDPLFEVGRDPLFEVGRDPLFKGGPGPPSGVAHEPRSGEGHHPRFSEGHSPLHPLTLCILDLHQFVAGLHLLRGDEIRELRQFHAVGLLLQLGVGQPSLCVRDPQALKAGLLHHHLYNLLDSSSFSSYMYVFFYYCFQQWLLY; translated from the exons ATGTCAGGCGGTTTCTTCCGG GGCACTACGGCTGATCAAGACACTCGTTTCTCTAACAAGCATGCTAAGCTCCTTAAATCGCACAAGTTTCCACCTGAATTGGAACATCTG GACAGAGAGGCTGTTGATGTGAAAGCTGCTAATTTGGACACCCACTCGAGGAGACGCACAAAGTTTTCTAGCAAGTGGTCAGCTGATGACAAAGGGACGGATGAGAAGAATGGATCAAAAGAAACCGTCAG AATATCTCGATCTCCGCGTCCAGCTGATCGTTCTATGTCACCACCTCG AGGTACACGCTCCAGATCGGTTAGCAAATCCTTTTCTAATTCTAGAAGTCATTCAAG GTCAAGAAGTTTGTCAGCATCCTCCAAAGCCTCAAGGCGCTCAGTTTCTGTTGAAAGGAGGCCCCGCTCTGTTTCAAGACGATCTTCTACACTTCGCAGAGTGGGGTCACGTCGGCGATCCCTATCCCCTGCACCTTTACATAGACAATCACCTTCACCTGCAAGGCGTAGGTTGCGATCACCATCCCCTGCACCTTCACATGGGCGATCACCATCACCCGCAAGGCGTAGGTTGCAATCCCCTGCACCTCG AGGTACACGCTCCAGATCGGTTAGCAAATCCTTTTCTAATTCCAAAAGCCATTCAAG GTCAAGAAGTTTGTCAGCATCCTCCAAAGCCTCAAGGCGCTCAGTTTCTGTTGAAAGGAGGCCCCACTCTGTTTCAAGACGATCTTCTACACCTCGCAGAGTAGGGTCACGTCGGCGATCCCCATCCCCTGCACCTTTACATAGACGATCACCTTCACCTGCAAGGTGTAGGTTGCGATCTCCATCCCCTGCACCTTCACATGGGCGATTACCATCACCCGCAAGGCGTAGGTTGCAATCCCGTGCACCTCG AGGTACACGCTCCAGATCAGTTAGCAAATCCTTTTCTAATTCCAAAAGCCATTCAAG GTCAAGAAGTTTGTCAGCATCCTCCAAAGCCTCAAGGCGCTCAGTTTCTGTTGAAAGGAGGCCCCGCTCTATTTCAAGACGATCTTCTACACCTCGCAGAGTGGGGTCACGTCGGCGATCCCCATCCCCTGCACCTTTACATAGACGATCACCTTCACCTGCAAGGCGTAGGTTGCGATCTCCATCCCCTGCACCTTCACATGGGCGATCACCATCACCCGCAAGGCGTAGGTTGCAATCCCATGCACCTCG AGGTACACGCTCCAGATCGGTTAGCAAATCCTTTTCTAATTCCAAAAGCCATTCAAG GTCAAGAAGTTTGTCAGCATCCTCCAAAGCCTCAAGGCGCTCAGTTTCTGTTGAAAGGAGGCCCCGCTCTGTTTCAAAACGATCTTCTACACCTCGCAGAGTGGGGTCACGTCGGCGATCCCCATCCCCTGCACCTTTAGATAGACGATCACCTTCACCTGCAAGGCGTAGGTTGCGATCTCCATCCCCTGCACCTTCACATGGGCGATCACCATCACCCGCAAGGCGTAGGTTGCAATCCCGTGCACCTCG AGGTACACGCACCAGATCGGTTAGCAAATCCTTTTCTAATTCCAAAAGCCATTCAAG GTCAAGAAGTTTGTCAGCATCCTCCAAAGCCTCAAGGCGCTCAGTTTCTGTTGAAAGGAGGCCCCGCTCTGTTTCAAGACGATCTTCTACACCTCGCAGAGTGGGGTCACGTCGGCGATCCCAATCCCCTGCACCTTTACATAGACGATCACCTTCACCTGCAAGGCGTAGGTTGCGATCTCCATCCCCTGCACCTTCACATGGGCGATCATCATCACCCGCAAGGCGTAGGTTGCAATCACCTGCACCTCG AGGTACACGCTCCAGATCAGTTAGCAAATCCTTTTCTAAGTCCAGAAGCCATTCAAG TTTGTCAGCATCCCCCAAAGCCTTGAGGTGCTCAGTTTCTGTTGAAAGGAGGCCCCGCTCTGTTTCAAGACGATCTTCTACACCTCACAGAGTGGGGTCACGTCGGCGACCCCCATCTCCTGCACCTTTTCATAGACGATCACCTTCACCTGCAAGGCGTAGATTGCGATTACCATCACCTGCAAGGCGTTGGTTGCAATCCCCTGCACCTCG AGGTACACGCTCCAGATCGGTTAGCAATTCCTTTTCTAATTCCAAAAGCCCTTCAAGGTGTGCAACCATTCTGATCATAAAGcataatctatctactataataaaacaAACCAAGTTTTGGAGACGTGTCATTCATagaag GTCAAGAAGTTTGTCAGCATCCTCCAAAGCCTCAAGGCGCTCAGTTTCTGTTGAAAGGAGGCCCCGCTCTATTTCAAGACGATCTTCTACACCTCGCAGAGTGGGGTCACGTCGTCAATCCCCATCCCCTGCACCTCTACATAAACGATCACCTTCACCTGCAAGGCGTAGGTTGCGATCTCCATCCCCTGCACCTTCACATGGGCGAACACCATCACCCGCAAGGCGTAGGTTGCAATCCCCTGCACCTCG AGGTACACGCTCCAGATCGGTTAGCAAATCCTTTTCTAATTCCAAAAGCCATTCAAG GTCAAGTAGTTTGTCAGCATCCCCCAAAGCCTCAAGGCGCTCGGTTTCTGTTGAAAGGAGGCCCCGCTCTGTTTCAAGACAATCTTCTACACCTCGCAGAGTGGGGTCATGTCGGCGATCCCCATCCCCTGCACCTCTACATAAACGATCACCTTCACCTCCAAGGCGTAGGTTGCGATCTCCATCCCCTGCACCTTCACATGGGCGATCACCATCACCCGCAAGGCGTAGGTTGCAATCCCCTACACCTCG AGGTACACGCTCCAGATCGGTTAGCAAATCCTTTTCTAATTCCAGAAGCCATTCAAG GTCAAGTAGTTTGTCAGCATCCCCTAAAGCCTCAAGGCGCTCGGTTTCTGTTGAAAGGAGGCCCCGCTCTGTTTCAAGACAATCTTCTACACCTCTCAGAGTGGGGTCATGTCGGCGATCCCCATCCCCAGCATCTTTACATAGACGATCACCTTCACCTGCAAGGCGTAGATTGCGATCTCCATCCCCTGCACCTTCACATGGGCGATCACCATCACCTGCAAGGCGTAGGTTGCAATCCCCTACACCTCG AGGTACACGCTCTAGATCGGTTAGCAAATCCTTTTTTAATTCCAGAACTCAATCTAGGTGTGCAACCATTCCGATCATAAAgcataattatttatatatactcTTGTTAACCGtcttttcaactatcttctcactttgtttttttatatatccaGTTATCATCTTCTCAGGCCAAGATGTTTGTCGCGATCCCCTTTTCGAAGTAGGTCGCGATCCCCTGTTCGTAGTAGGTCGCGATCCCCTGTTCGAAGTAGGTCACGATCCCCTGTTCGAAGTAGGTCGCGATCCCCTATTCGAAGTAGGTCGCGATCCCCTATTCGTAGTAGGTCGCGATCCCCTGTTCGAAGTAGGTCGCGATCCCCTATTCGAAGTAGGTCGCGATCCCCTGTTCGTAGTAGGTCGCGATCCCCTGTTCGAAGTAGGTCACGATCCCCTGTTCGAAGTAGGTCGCGATCCCCTGTTCGAAGTAGGTCGCGATCCCCTGTTCGAAGTAGGTCGCGATCCCCTGTTCAAAGGAGGTCCCGGACCCCCATCCGGCGTAGCTCACGAACCCCGATCAGGCGAAGGTCACCATCCCCGTTTCAGCGAAGGTCACAGTCCTCTGCATCCCCTTACTCTGTGCATTCTGGATCTCCACCAGTTCGTGGCAGGTCTCCATCTCCTACGAGGCGACGAAATCAGGGAGCTCCGTCAATTCCATGCGGTCGGTCTCCTTCTCCAGTTAGGCGTAGGACAACCGTCCCTGTGCGTCAGAGATCCCCAAGCCCTCAAAGCAGGTCTTCTTCACCATCACCTGTACAATCTCCTAGACTCATCGTCCTTCTCCTCATACATGTATGTGTTCTTTTATTACTGTTTTCAACAATGGTTGCTATATTAA